The Victivallaceae bacterium genome contains a region encoding:
- a CDS encoding biotin transporter BioY has translation MGLLSQISLPIGPVPLTLQTFGIYLIGVFLGEKRGLAAVAAYLIEGSLGLPVFAGGSFGLVHLFGLTGGYLPTFLPELFLLLSPKSSRLQ, from the coding sequence TTGGGTCTTTTATCGCAGATCTCTTTGCCCATAGGTCCCGTGCCTCTCACTCTACAGACTTTCGGAATTTATTTGATCGGAGTCTTCTTAGGTGAGAAACGAGGACTTGCAGCTGTTGCCGCCTATCTTATCGAGGGATCCTTAGGATTGCCGGTTTTTGCCGGAGGAAGCTTTGGACTAGTTCATCTTTTCGGTTTGACTGGCGGCTATCTGCCGACTTTCCTTCCGGAATTATTCCTTTTATTATCCCCGAAATCGTCAAGATTGCAATGA
- a CDS encoding BPL-N domain-containing protein codes for MGIRAVPLVAERPLGLFMYYGGGTFLNVKDSFQGVSVEAYYADLEKEPAILMASCGKGKALLSGVHYEYDPEYSGLFDPYLKQVACLLKEMNNKMMTENFLKGLMKKLFND; via the coding sequence ATGGGGATTCGTGCCGTTCCTTTAGTAGCTGAACGTCCATTGGGTTTATTTATGTATTATGGGGGAGGGACTTTTTTGAATGTGAAAGATTCATTTCAAGGAGTTTCCGTAGAGGCTTATTATGCGGATTTGGAAAAAGAACCGGCTATATTAATGGCTTCATGCGGCAAGGGAAAAGCCTTATTATCCGGAGTTCACTATGAATATGATCCCGAATATTCCGGTCTTTTCGATCCTTATCTTAAACAGGTTGCTTGTTTGCTTAAAGAAATGAATAATAAAATGATGACGGAAAATTTTCTGAAGGGGTTGATGAAAAAATTGTTCAATGACTAA
- a CDS encoding SDR family oxidoreductase, with the protein MRSIVLLVLGLSSVLVLDAHSQDLTIPKRKTIIVTSASGSLGRAVACSLAFDHDLILTGRNFKKLKDLKSELTNSYQGRYEIRSLDFSNPTSRTDFGYYLKNNASHISGVVLITPRPMVNDTESVIPNEDAWLNLFRVNITGPLDTLKTIIPYLYPSSKIVIIAGTTSVQLQPQYGFSCVVFRTWTTLTKILSYRLGAFGITVNALSPGVVLTKAHKERILRQAGENGLSYEEQMRKETENIPLHRHAETLDLTKAVGFLLSDQANFINGINLVLDGGYTSVFH; encoded by the coding sequence ATGAGATCGATTGTCCTATTAGTGCTAGGTTTGTCTTCGGTCTTAGTCTTAGATGCTCACTCACAGGATTTGACAATTCCGAAACGTAAAACCATCATTGTGACATCGGCATCGGGAAGTTTGGGCAGAGCCGTTGCCTGCTCGTTGGCTTTCGATCACGATTTGATCTTAACAGGAAGAAATTTTAAGAAATTGAAGGATCTAAAGTCGGAGTTAACGAATTCTTATCAAGGTCGTTATGAAATCCGTAGTCTGGATTTTTCGAATCCTACTTCAAGAACAGATTTCGGTTACTACCTAAAAAATAACGCTTCTCACATATCAGGCGTCGTACTTATAACTCCCCGACCTATGGTCAATGATACCGAATCGGTAATACCCAACGAAGATGCTTGGTTGAATTTATTTCGTGTTAATATTACTGGCCCTCTAGACACCTTAAAAACAATTATACCTTATCTCTATCCTTCAAGTAAGATCGTTATAATCGCAGGAACCACTTCGGTGCAATTACAACCTCAATACGGGTTTTCCTGTGTCGTTTTCAGAACATGGACCACGTTAACAAAAATTTTATCCTATCGGTTAGGAGCTTTTGGCATCACTGTAAATGCTCTTTCTCCAGGAGTCGTTTTAACGAAGGCTCATAAGGAAAGGATTTTAAGACAAGCCGGCGAAAATGGTTTATCTTACGAAGAACAAATGCGAAAAGAAACGGAAAACATCCCTCTTCATCGCCATGCCGAAACTCTTGACCTTACTAAAGCGGTCGGATTCCTTCTTTCCGATCAAGCGAATTTCATCAACGGCATAAATTTAGTTCTCGACGGCGGATATACTTCGGTTTTCCATTAA
- the groL gene encoding chaperonin GroEL (60 kDa chaperone family; promotes refolding of misfolded polypeptides especially under stressful conditions; forms two stacked rings of heptamers to form a barrel-shaped 14mer; ends can be capped by GroES; misfolded proteins enter the barrel where they are refolded when GroES binds): MAAKNIKYNEEARQKIFKGVKTLADAVKVTLGPKGRHVVIDKSFGSPQVTKDGVTVAKEIELEDKHENMGAQMVKEVASKTADSAGDGTTTATVLAEAIYGEGLRNVTAGANPMDLKRGIEKAVKTVVAELKKISRPVKNQTEIAQVATISANNDEEIGLMIAEAMEKVGKNGSITVEEAKGFETILEVVEGMNFNRGYLSAYFMTNPEAQECILEDAFILIYEKKITGIKEFLTVLQSVAESGRPLLIIAEDVEGEALATLVVNRLRSGFKVCAVKAPGFGDRRQAMLEDIAVLTGGQLISEQLGMKLENVTLDMLGRAKKIIVKKEETTIVEGLGRKEDLQARCDQIRKQIEDSTSDYDKEKLQERLAKLAGGVGVIKVGAATEIEMKEKKDRVDDAQQATIAAVEEGILPGGGTALIRCAAALEESIGSIENEDEKIGARIILKSLSAPLKQIAINAGKEGAIICQKVASLPTNEGYDALHDRYVDMFERGILDPMKVTRSALESAASVAGMLLTTEALIADIPEDKPAAPAMPGAGMMDY, from the coding sequence ATGGCAGCGAAAAATATTAAATATAATGAAGAAGCCCGACAAAAAATTTTTAAAGGCGTTAAAACATTAGCGGATGCAGTAAAAGTTACTCTCGGTCCTAAAGGAAGACATGTCGTTATCGATAAATCGTTCGGCTCTCCTCAGGTCACGAAAGACGGTGTTACGGTTGCCAAAGAAATCGAGCTTGAAGACAAGCACGAAAATATGGGAGCCCAAATGGTTAAGGAAGTCGCCAGTAAAACGGCCGACAGTGCAGGAGACGGAACCACGACGGCAACCGTTCTTGCCGAAGCCATTTATGGCGAAGGATTGAGAAACGTGACTGCCGGAGCTAATCCGATGGATTTGAAAAGAGGCATTGAAAAGGCGGTTAAAACAGTAGTCGCCGAACTTAAAAAAATCAGTCGTCCCGTAAAAAATCAAACCGAAATTGCTCAAGTTGCTACAATTTCCGCGAATAACGATGAAGAAATTGGTCTCATGATTGCCGAAGCTATGGAAAAAGTGGGCAAAAACGGTTCCATAACCGTTGAAGAAGCCAAAGGTTTCGAGACGATTTTGGAAGTCGTTGAAGGTATGAACTTCAATCGCGGTTATCTTTCCGCTTATTTTATGACGAATCCCGAAGCTCAAGAATGCATTCTTGAAGATGCTTTCATCTTGATTTATGAAAAGAAAATTACTGGGATTAAGGAATTCTTAACCGTGTTGCAAAGCGTTGCGGAAAGCGGACGTCCTCTTTTGATTATTGCCGAAGATGTCGAAGGAGAAGCTCTGGCTACATTGGTCGTCAATAGATTGCGTTCCGGATTCAAGGTTTGTGCCGTAAAAGCACCCGGATTCGGTGATCGCCGTCAAGCTATGTTGGAAGATATTGCCGTGTTAACCGGCGGTCAATTAATTAGCGAGCAATTGGGTATGAAGTTGGAAAACGTTACCTTGGATATGCTTGGACGTGCTAAGAAGATTATCGTCAAAAAAGAAGAAACGACTATCGTAGAAGGATTGGGTCGCAAAGAAGATTTGCAAGCTCGATGTGATCAAATCAGAAAACAAATCGAAGACAGTACTTCAGATTACGATAAAGAAAAATTGCAAGAGCGTCTTGCTAAATTAGCTGGAGGTGTGGGGGTTATTAAGGTCGGAGCCGCCACTGAAATCGAAATGAAAGAGAAAAAAGATCGGGTTGACGATGCTCAACAAGCAACGATAGCAGCAGTAGAAGAAGGTATTCTTCCTGGAGGAGGAACCGCTTTGATTAGATGTGCCGCAGCTTTGGAAGAGTCTATCGGTTCCATCGAAAATGAAGATGAGAAAATCGGAGCTCGAATCATTCTCAAATCTTTGAGCGCTCCTCTGAAACAAATTGCAATCAATGCAGGAAAAGAAGGCGCCATCATATGTCAAAAAGTAGCTTCCTTACCTACAAACGAGGGCTATGATGCATTGCATGATAGATACGTCGATATGTTTGAAAGAGGCATCTTGGATCCTATGAAAGTAACGAGATCCGCTTTGGAAAGTGCCGCATCTGTTGCCGGAATGCTGTTGACTACCGAAGCTCTGATTGCCGATATCCCTGAGGATAAACCGGCAGCTCCCGCTATGCCTGGAGCAGGAATGATGGATTATTAA
- a CDS encoding co-chaperone GroES: MVINMGDIRMTEQAVKTKLKPLGDRVLVKRLEQESVIKGGIILPDTAKKKQEKAVVIALGTGKQTKEGAAIPFEVRDGDIVLMDKYSGQEISIDGEEYVILRADEIMAIVK, from the coding sequence ATGGTCATTAACATGGGAGATATTCGTATGACTGAGCAAGCCGTAAAAACCAAATTAAAACCTTTGGGAGATAGAGTACTTGTTAAGCGTCTTGAACAAGAAAGCGTGATTAAGGGCGGTATCATTCTCCCCGATACAGCAAAGAAAAAACAAGAAAAAGCCGTAGTTATTGCTCTCGGCACCGGCAAGCAAACGAAAGAAGGAGCCGCTATTCCTTTTGAAGTACGGGACGGCGATATCGTTTTAATGGACAAATATTCCGGGCAAGAAATTTCGATCGACGGAGAAGAATACGTCATTTTGCGAGCCGACGAGATTATGGCAATAGTAAAATAA
- the pepF gene encoding oligoendopeptidase F — protein MTIAIDQIITRDEVSSSNTWNIEVLYDNLSEWKKAFDEIKESKREPYWPSLKSECYDVTDPDSVLGLLEKLFSIDRTLDKLYIYAHLLHDQDLTNSVNTEVFQEISVLHNNFTKETSWIKPALTALSKETITHLKNSDQLKTYSFFLEKIFRTALHTGTENEEKILASSQIPLSALESAFSNLNDSEIPFGIVKNSKNEELPMSHGFATLYMQSPDRELRKNCYLSMLSRYQNYKDTFAQLLYGQISAHFFKAQARKFPSCLAASLFANNIPESVYHNLIDVCQNHVHLFDRYMNLKKRYLKIDEMKPYDIYAPLVLTEDAATLTYDEAVDIIVKSLSILGPEYTEILKKGITTDRWVDKYENKNKRSGAYSSGSYDTLPYILLNFKGSVYDGSILAHEAGHSMHSYLSRHNQSCHDAGYPLFLAEIASTFNEIFYSKYLTEHSTDIKQKISYISRQLDTIFSTLFRQTMFADFELKIHNAVEKNETLTAMTLSSIYEQTLKKYLGSVIVTNPESTMEWARIPHFYYNFYVYQYATGISAALCFSQKIINKEPGAVDRYLTFLKSGGSAFSIDILKKAGVDMTQPDALNETMRFIETQIQLLETLIEN, from the coding sequence ATGACAATTGCAATCGATCAAATCATTACGAGGGATGAGGTCTCATCTTCGAATACCTGGAACATTGAGGTACTGTACGATAATTTATCCGAATGGAAAAAAGCTTTCGATGAAATTAAGGAATCGAAAAGAGAGCCCTATTGGCCCTCCTTAAAATCGGAATGCTATGACGTAACCGATCCCGATTCCGTTCTAGGCTTGCTCGAAAAACTTTTTTCGATCGACAGAACATTAGATAAACTTTATATATACGCTCATCTTCTTCATGATCAAGATCTTACTAACTCAGTCAATACAGAGGTTTTCCAAGAAATATCAGTCCTGCACAATAATTTCACTAAGGAAACTTCCTGGATTAAACCTGCGTTGACGGCTTTATCGAAAGAAACAATCACTCATCTAAAAAATTCGGATCAATTAAAAACTTATTCCTTTTTTCTCGAAAAGATTTTTAGAACGGCCCTTCATACGGGAACCGAAAATGAAGAAAAAATATTGGCTTCCTCACAAATCCCGTTAAGTGCGCTCGAAAGTGCTTTTTCCAATCTTAACGACTCCGAAATTCCGTTTGGTATCGTAAAAAATTCCAAGAACGAAGAACTTCCTATGTCTCACGGTTTCGCTACCCTTTATATGCAATCGCCGGATAGGGAATTAAGAAAAAATTGTTATCTGTCCATGCTTTCAAGATATCAAAATTATAAGGACACTTTCGCTCAATTACTTTATGGACAAATAAGTGCTCACTTTTTTAAGGCTCAGGCCCGAAAATTTCCTTCCTGTCTTGCTGCATCTTTGTTCGCAAACAATATTCCTGAAAGCGTTTATCATAATTTGATCGACGTTTGTCAGAATCACGTTCATCTATTTGATCGATATATGAACCTAAAAAAAAGGTATCTGAAAATCGACGAAATGAAACCTTATGACATATACGCTCCTTTGGTTTTGACCGAAGATGCGGCAACCTTAACTTATGACGAAGCCGTAGATATCATAGTTAAGTCTTTAAGTATTTTAGGGCCTGAATATACGGAAATTCTCAAAAAAGGGATTACGACCGACCGCTGGGTAGATAAATACGAAAATAAAAACAAACGATCCGGAGCTTATTCTTCGGGAAGTTACGATACTCTCCCTTACATTCTTCTGAACTTTAAAGGTTCCGTTTACGACGGTTCCATTTTAGCTCACGAGGCGGGACACAGCATGCATTCTTATTTAAGTCGACATAACCAATCTTGTCACGATGCCGGGTATCCTCTTTTTCTGGCGGAAATCGCTTCAACTTTCAATGAAATTTTTTACTCCAAATATCTCACGGAACATTCAACCGATATCAAACAAAAAATTTCTTATATCAGTAGGCAATTGGATACGATTTTTTCGACTTTATTCAGACAGACGATGTTTGCCGATTTCGAGTTGAAAATCCATAATGCAGTCGAAAAAAACGAAACCCTTACCGCAATGACTCTTTCCTCAATTTATGAACAAACACTCAAGAAATACCTAGGTTCCGTCATCGTTACGAATCCCGAATCGACTATGGAATGGGCGCGAATCCCTCATTTCTATTACAATTTTTACGTTTATCAATACGCGACCGGCATCAGTGCCGCCTTATGTTTTTCTCAAAAAATCATCAATAAGGAACCCGGTGCCGTAGATAGATATCTGACTTTCCTTAAAAGCGGCGGTTCGGCTTTCTCTATCGATATACTTAAGAAAGCCGGAGTGGATATGACTCAACCCGATGCCTTAAACGAAACTATGCGTTTTATCGAAACTCAAATCCAACTGTTAGAGACATTAATCGAGAATTAA
- a CDS encoding DUF151 domain-containing protein, whose product MNMFNDLESVQNKILIPVAFHKLVRFRNHAGIILGNDSKKFAIYVNPLAGQLIQSLPAEEKRPSTHTLINYLLNGLDAKVVQLIINNYENKVFFSRLFVEQIKDGILHTTDTDARPSDGIILSLIYDVPIYCVSDVFEKTIPYED is encoded by the coding sequence ATGAATATGTTTAACGATTTGGAAAGTGTGCAAAATAAAATCCTGATTCCGGTTGCTTTTCATAAACTCGTCCGGTTTCGGAACCATGCCGGCATTATACTCGGCAATGATTCCAAAAAATTTGCAATTTACGTTAATCCTTTAGCCGGACAACTTATTCAATCCTTACCTGCCGAAGAAAAACGTCCTTCAACTCACACTTTGATTAACTATCTTTTAAACGGTCTCGATGCTAAGGTCGTTCAGTTAATTATCAATAATTACGAAAATAAGGTGTTTTTTTCACGTCTCTTCGTTGAGCAGATCAAAGATGGAATCTTACATACGACCGATACGGATGCAAGACCCAGCGACGGTATTATTCTTTCCCTAATATATGATGTTCCTATCTATTGCGTCAGTGACGTTTTCGAAAAAACAATCCCCTACGAAGATTAA
- the rpiA gene encoding ribose 5-phosphate isomerase A has translation MKRSVETTQEIKRKLGQTAANFVSDGMIVGLGTGSTCAYFITALIEKKREEGLCFKTVASSEDSKMKALSGGLEILDDNAFVNIDFSVDGADEIDPDGHLIKGGGGAFTREKVVLRSAKRRLIIADESKEVERLGEKNGLPLEVLPFGFAATVNELLKRGYQGKQRMHSSGRPFITDNGNFIFDVNFPSYFPSPGEDDIILKTVSGVIETGFFLEKADILIGFFDGTFNFKN, from the coding sequence TTGAAACGCAGTGTTGAGACAACTCAAGAGATAAAACGAAAGCTAGGTCAAACAGCCGCAAATTTTGTTTCCGACGGTATGATCGTAGGTCTGGGGACGGGTTCCACTTGTGCATATTTTATTACGGCCTTAATCGAAAAAAAACGTGAAGAAGGTTTATGTTTCAAGACGGTTGCATCGTCGGAGGACTCCAAAATGAAGGCTCTTTCCGGAGGACTTGAAATTTTAGATGACAATGCATTCGTAAACATAGACTTTTCAGTAGATGGAGCAGATGAAATCGATCCTGACGGACACCTGATTAAAGGAGGGGGGGGAGCATTTACTCGAGAAAAAGTCGTCCTCCGTTCGGCTAAACGAAGACTTATCATCGCCGATGAATCCAAAGAAGTCGAACGATTGGGAGAAAAAAACGGTCTTCCTTTAGAGGTTTTGCCTTTTGGATTTGCCGCTACCGTAAACGAATTGCTCAAACGAGGTTATCAAGGGAAACAACGTATGCATTCTTCAGGAAGGCCTTTCATAACCGATAACGGAAATTTTATATTCGACGTAAATTTTCCTTCCTATTTCCCTTCTCCCGGCGAAGACGATATTATTCTGAAAACCGTTAGCGGAGTCATCGAAACGGGATTTTTCTTGGAAAAAGCCGATATATTAATCGGTTTTTTCGATGGCACTTTTAATTTTAAAAATTGA
- a CDS encoding Nif3-like dinuclear metal center hexameric protein, with protein MKDLVNYLNVLLAESLFKDYCENGIQFGDPEQTINKIALGVTADLETIEKAVSLQADVLITHHGLFWKGEPQRIIGYKKIRIDRLSQANLSLVAYHLPLDAELTFGNNWKVAHDLGWQNPTAFGSDSPQLGVMGNVPQIPIEDFVSILERYYETSLKTAVLKGNKIVAKVSLLAGNGYREIVHSASLGCDCHITGSFDEPAWSLAKENKINFLAFGHSATEKVGIKGLMNHLNRDLNIPLVLIDTDNPF; from the coding sequence TTGAAAGATCTCGTCAATTATTTGAATGTTCTTCTGGCAGAATCGCTTTTTAAGGATTACTGCGAAAACGGTATACAATTCGGCGATCCCGAACAAACCATCAACAAAATAGCTTTAGGCGTAACTGCCGATCTGGAAACAATCGAAAAAGCCGTTTCTCTACAAGCAGATGTTTTGATCACTCATCACGGATTGTTTTGGAAAGGAGAACCGCAACGAATCATCGGTTATAAAAAAATTCGGATAGATAGGTTATCGCAAGCCAATCTTTCTCTCGTTGCTTATCATCTTCCCTTAGACGCCGAGCTAACCTTCGGAAACAATTGGAAAGTCGCGCACGATCTCGGATGGCAAAATCCTACGGCCTTCGGCTCCGACTCTCCTCAATTAGGGGTCATGGGCAATGTACCTCAGATACCGATCGAGGATTTTGTTTCAATCCTGGAACGGTATTACGAAACTTCCTTAAAAACAGCGGTGCTCAAAGGAAATAAAATCGTTGCGAAAGTGTCCTTGCTTGCTGGTAACGGTTATAGGGAAATCGTGCATTCGGCTTCTTTGGGATGCGACTGCCATATTACCGGTTCGTTCGACGAACCCGCATGGTCTTTGGCCAAAGAAAACAAAATCAATTTCTTGGCTTTCGGACATTCCGCTACGGAAAAAGTCGGCATTAAAGGTCTGATGAACCATTTGAATCGTGACCTGAATATACCTCTGGTGCTTATCGATACGGATAATCCTTTTTAA
- a CDS encoding YqgE/AlgH family protein yields the protein MSERIGSSVMSKIPYASLEKGAFLVASPDMTQGVFSRSVILLCEHSFAGSFGLILNKLLSFDVSDDVFSQNKVTNGSVRFCMGGPIQANQMMLLHSSEDKSAQALEICRGVYLGGDVPFLQGSMSDPNGPSLFLCFGYSGWQNGQLEREFLDGNWLLSPASSEYVFQSDPGELWSMILRDLGGKYASFSTVPEDIFLN from the coding sequence ATGTCTGAAAGAATCGGGAGTTCAGTGATGTCGAAAATTCCGTATGCGTCTTTGGAAAAGGGCGCTTTTTTAGTTGCTTCTCCTGATATGACACAAGGCGTCTTTTCTCGAAGTGTTATTCTGCTCTGCGAGCATAGCTTCGCCGGTTCTTTCGGATTGATTTTGAATAAGCTTTTATCTTTCGATGTTTCCGACGACGTATTTTCTCAAAATAAAGTGACGAACGGTTCCGTCCGTTTCTGTATGGGGGGCCCCATACAAGCCAATCAAATGATGTTATTACATTCTTCGGAAGACAAATCCGCACAGGCTTTGGAAATCTGTCGGGGAGTTTATTTAGGTGGAGATGTTCCCTTTTTACAGGGATCCATGTCCGATCCGAACGGTCCTTCATTATTCCTTTGTTTCGGATATTCAGGGTGGCAAAATGGGCAATTGGAGCGAGAATTTTTGGATGGAAACTGGCTGCTTTCGCCTGCTTCTTCCGAATACGTATTTCAGTCGGATCCGGGTGAACTTTGGTCGATGATTCTGAGGGACTTAGGAGGTAAATATGCTTCTTTTTCAACGGTTCCCGAAGATATCTTCCTGAACTGA
- a CDS encoding glutamate-1-semialdehyde 2,1-aminomutase produces the protein MPVADVVDCSENYFSKAVAVMPGGVSSPVRAFMGLGIIPPILHSAFEDQWTCVNGNRYIDYCGSWGALINGHAHPQIIDAVTEAAEKGTSYGLTSLKEIEFAEYIVSLLPFVDKVRFAASGTEAAMTAIRMARAYTGKRLVVKFQGHYHGHSDVLSEQAGSFLLHKKGSGTFSSESEIVVLPYNDFEVFSSFMSERGDSVAGVIFEPVSANMGVVLPKPGFLKHVTDSNRNYGIVTIADEVVTGFRLGLLGARSCYDFTSDLTLFGKIIGGGLPVAAIGGKAEFMDVLMPLGNVFHAGTFSGNPLGASAGMANLMLCSEPDFYESLEKKTNRFLEPIENFIVERDLPVRVVRKGSMFCFRFTSKNVSNFEGVEQCDAGLFKDFFLKMYEKGVYLSPSVFETGFVSSAHSDFNLDYTVEVVRTSLDELFF, from the coding sequence TTGCCGGTAGCCGATGTTGTCGATTGTTCCGAGAATTATTTTTCCAAAGCCGTTGCCGTGATGCCCGGAGGGGTGAGTTCTCCCGTAAGGGCCTTTATGGGATTGGGTATCATACCTCCCATATTGCATTCCGCGTTTGAAGATCAATGGACGTGTGTTAACGGTAATCGGTATATCGATTATTGCGGTTCTTGGGGAGCTTTGATTAACGGACATGCACACCCTCAAATAATAGATGCCGTTACGGAAGCTGCCGAGAAAGGCACTTCCTACGGTTTGACTTCTCTTAAAGAGATCGAGTTTGCGGAGTACATAGTGAGTTTGCTTCCTTTCGTCGATAAAGTTCGATTTGCCGCTTCCGGAACGGAGGCAGCCATGACTGCTATTCGCATGGCAAGAGCTTATACCGGTAAAAGGCTTGTCGTGAAATTTCAAGGTCATTATCACGGTCATTCCGATGTTTTATCGGAACAGGCAGGTTCCTTTTTGTTGCATAAGAAAGGAAGCGGTACTTTTTCTTCCGAGTCCGAAATCGTAGTGTTGCCCTACAATGATTTCGAAGTTTTTTCATCGTTTATGAGTGAAAGAGGGGATTCCGTTGCCGGAGTGATTTTTGAGCCGGTTTCAGCGAATATGGGTGTCGTTCTTCCCAAACCGGGATTTTTGAAGCATGTTACGGACAGTAATCGAAATTATGGTATCGTGACTATTGCCGATGAAGTTGTTACCGGTTTTCGTTTGGGTCTTTTGGGAGCACGTAGTTGTTACGATTTCACCTCTGACCTTACTCTTTTCGGTAAAATCATCGGAGGCGGTCTTCCCGTAGCTGCGATAGGAGGTAAAGCGGAATTCATGGATGTCTTGATGCCGTTAGGGAACGTGTTTCATGCCGGGACTTTTTCCGGTAATCCTTTAGGAGCCAGTGCAGGGATGGCTAATCTGATGCTTTGTTCGGAACCGGATTTTTATGAATCTCTTGAAAAAAAGACGAATCGGTTTCTTGAACCCATAGAGAATTTTATCGTTGAACGTGATCTTCCCGTTAGAGTCGTCAGAAAAGGTTCCATGTTTTGTTTTCGATTTACTTCGAAAAACGTATCAAATTTTGAAGGAGTTGAGCAATGCGATGCAGGACTTTTTAAAGATTTTTTTTTAAAAATGTATGAAAAAGGGGTCTATCTTTCTCCTTCGGTATTTGAAACCGGTTTCGTTTCGTCAGCCCATTCCGATTTTAATTTGGATTATACGGTTGAAGTCGTTAGGACTTCTCTTGATGAGCTTTTCTTTTAG
- a CDS encoding ABC transporter permease, giving the protein MEQSFEIGVKSILPVSITGLFTGLVLSAQSYCQVGSSLPEAVGFFVTKSMLVEIGPVLTAMVMVGRVGASLAAFLGTMCITEQVTAMKSMGVDPLQYFVFPRVIAGMICMPVLSVLSAWIGILMGYVLCISAFRFTSLTYWSMVIGKIGFTDVFLLFLKSWIFGLLIISTACFQGLRVGESSSDVGNVTTESVVFSYIGVLVVNCILTFIFNSIFG; this is encoded by the coding sequence ATGGAACAAAGTTTCGAGATCGGCGTTAAATCGATCCTTCCCGTTTCGATCACCGGATTATTCACCGGATTAGTGTTATCGGCTCAATCTTATTGTCAGGTGGGCAGCAGCTTACCGGAGGCGGTGGGATTTTTCGTCACCAAAAGCATGTTAGTCGAAATAGGTCCTGTTTTAACGGCGATGGTTATGGTAGGACGTGTAGGGGCTTCTTTAGCCGCTTTTCTGGGGACTATGTGCATTACGGAACAGGTAACCGCCATGAAAAGCATGGGAGTCGATCCCTTACAATATTTCGTTTTCCCGAGGGTGATAGCCGGTATGATCTGCATGCCCGTTTTATCCGTACTTTCGGCTTGGATCGGTATTCTTATGGGATACGTTCTCTGTATTTCCGCTTTTCGTTTCACTTCCTTAACATACTGGAGCATGGTGATTGGGAAGATCGGTTTTACCGATGTCTTTCTTTTATTTTTGAAATCATGGATTTTCGGTTTATTGATTATCTCAACGGCTTGTTTTCAGGGATTGAGAGTAGGAGAAAGTTCTTCCGACGTCGGGAACGTAACTACCGAAAGCGTCGTTTTTTCTTATATCGGAGTATTGGTCGTTAATTGTATTTTAACCTTTATTTTCAACTCGATATTTGGATGA